In a genomic window of Kluyveromyces marxianus DMKU3-1042 DNA, complete genome, chromosome 7:
- the SRO7 gene encoding Rab GTPase-binding protein SRO7, whose protein sequence is MFKSRKLKTVSNAIKSVASRDASNGISSKMFELSEVSRYGMNGKVTSFAFDPVQSLLAVGTDSCEVHVYGKQQVEVVFTLDVEGIKDIRFVKGIYLLVLDSKDTISVLSLYKKTLLSSFFVPGKVTCIETDPSLGWVLIGLQSGATLAYDIDRDFLSRFKIENLQKSRYFVREHLSQVVSIQWNPRDLGTVLISYDKVTVLYSFVEGEVKQHFIHEVDGKVIKVLKSVFHPNGLNVMTIHEGNCLVFWDSNTGKKIVSRYLLDDGPMSGSINNTNIFKVSWIQEKDENSTSLLFAGGTGDASSGEHSLTLINLGPTPLYSVTSYEKMAAYYTQPVSEKIIPIPNNSPVVNFLPLANGNPHYGGNFAPMVILVLLEDGEIETLLYPSGHITYKASLFPQSISWIRPAATTSFATSVPKKSWIGMMSVTYNKDYILQGGAPAKKTLRVHESRSALSTGHTNGSVRIWDASHGELDETSVFDVNVSHSLNTAHSVAVDHISYAGETAELAVSIESGDVVLYKFQVNEYFTSTKDAALEMNFRRFSLNDRPNDILVDIRDRAPNNIREGFMPISAIHARKGKVTCLCNSNIGFVAITYEDGTLLVVDRRGPAIIFLDNISKISKERSSYISCLDFAIMEYGEDGYSSIQLLCGTDIGEVLLLKIIPDRSGRYSVQPYDAFRATDDGPIVSLATISKVNANSCTATIPQMLQLSKGLRVPAQVIATGKMDVRLVTPGKSKDTHKIFKFPIASSGLSIVPFTNSKGERLSSTVLVVILLNGDIKVLSLPELKEIKSFSALSKVQARYMKESCVLINGDIVYRLSKTEAWLLNIVKEDQNTISSKMDEKTDTLYNPNLKIRSRPYYNTLQWVRGSIYCSSEDLDNILGEKRPEPKFEEEKLANGTIVLSQKEEVRNTHELSSNGEFQYQAPVRHGAKSGGYGAFRSINRAVQNGMDTLEDSFNDYATAANETMNEAIEQTGKDLIKGAFSSKMGF, encoded by the coding sequence ATGTTCAAAAGTAGGAAACTCAAGACTGTCTCTAATGCCATCAAATCTGTGGCATCTAGAGATGCATCGAATGGTATATCATCCAAGATGTTTGAACTTTCCGAAGTAAGCAGATATGGTATGAACGGAAAAGTCACTAGTTTTGCTTTTGATCCAGTTCAAAGTCTCCTAGCAGTTGGAACGGATAGTTGTGAGGTGCATGTTTATGGTAAACAGCAGGTTGAAGTTGTTTTTACTCTCGATGTTGAAGgaataaaagatataagGTTTGTGAAGGGAATATACTTATTGGTGCTTGACTCTAAAGATACTATAAGTGTACTGTCCTTATACAAGAAAACTTTactttcttccttctttgttCCTGGAAAGGTGACTTGCATTGAAACCGATCCATCTCTAGGTTGGGTCCTTATTGGTTTACAAAGTGGAGCTACCCTTGCCTATGATATCGATAGAGATTTCCTCTCCCGATTTAAAATAGAAAACTTGCAGAAAAGCAGATATTTTGTAAGAGAACATCTATCTCAAGTTGTGTCTATCCAATGGAATCCTAGAGACCTTGGGACTGTTCTCATCTCGTATGACAAAGTAACCGTGTTGTATTCATTTGTGGAAGGCGAGGTAAAACAACATTTCATTCATGAAGTTGATGGAAAGGTTATTAAAGTTTTGAAATCTGTTTTCCATCCTAATGGATTGAACGTGATGACGATCCACGAGGGGAATTGTCTAGTATTCTGGGACTCTAATACAGGGAAGAAAATTGTATCAAGGTATTTACTAGACGATGGTCCAATGTCTGGCTCAATAAACAACACTAATATATTTAAAGTTTCTTGGATTCAAGAGAAAGACGAGAACTCCACCTCTTTACTCTTTGCAGGAGGAACAGGTGATGCTAGTTCTGGCGAACATAGTCTGACTTTGATAAATCTTGGCCCTACTCCGCTGTATTCCGTAACATCGTATGAGAAAATGGCTGCATATTATACTCAACCCGTCAGCGAAAAGATAATTCCAATCCCAAACAACTCACCTGTCGTCAATTTCTTGCCACTTGCCAATGGGAATCCTCACTATGGAGGAAATTTTGCTCCCATGGTCATCCTAGTCTTATTAGAGGATGGTGAGATAGAAACTTTGTTATATCCTTCGGGCCATATAACATATAAAGCATCTTTGTTTCCTCAAAGTATCTCATGGATAAGACCTGCAGCTACAACTTCTTTCGCCACGAGTGTGCCGAAGAAATCATGGATCGGAATGATGTCAGTTACTTACAACAAGGACTATATCTTGCAAGGTGGAGCACCCGCCAAGAAAACCCTCAGAGTCCATGAAAGTAGATCAGCATTATCTACTGGCCATACCAATGGTTCAGTCAGAATATGGGATGCTTCTCATGGTGAGTTAGATGAAACCTCCGTTTTTGATGTCAATGTTTCTCATTCTCTCAATACCGCTCATTCAGTAGCTGTCGATCACATCTCTTATGCGGGCGAAACTGCAGAGCTTGCAGTATCTATCGAATCAGGAGATGTGGTTCTTTACAAATTCCAAGTCAATGAATACTTCACTTCAACTAAAGATGCGGCTCTCGAAATGAATTTCAGAAGATTCTCGCTAAATGACAGACCAAATGACATTTTAGTTGATATAAGAGATAGGGCACCAAATAATATTAGAGAGGGATTTATGCCTATAAGTGCCATTCATGCCAGAAAAGGCAAAGTTACCTGCCTATGCAACAGCAATATCGGATTTGTTGCTATTACTTACGAAGATGGAACATTGCTCGTAGTTGACAGGAGAGGTCCTGCTATAATTTTCTTAGACAacatttcaaaaatttcaaaGGAGAGAAGTTCTTACATATCTTGCTTAGATTTCGCAATTATGGAATACGGAGAAGATGGATATTCTTCTATCCAACTTTTATGTGGTACCGATATAGGGGAGGTACTGCTACTAAAAATAATCCCTGATAGAAGCGGAAGGTATTCCGTTCAACCATATGATGCATTCAGAGCTACCGATGATGGCCCAATTGTTTCCCTTGCAACAATTTCTAAGGTCAATGCAAATTCGTGCACGGCAACTATTCCACAAATGCTTCAGCTTTCCAAGGGCCTAAGAGTACCTGCACAAGTTATCGCTACAGGAAAAATGGATGTGAGACTTGTAACTCCAGGAAAGTCAAAGGATACTCATAAGATTTTCAAGTTTCCTATCGCATCATCAGGGTTATCTATCGTACCTTTCACCAATTCTAAAGGTGAGCGTTTATCATCTACCGTTTTGGTGGTCATTCTATTGAACGGTGACATCAAGGTTTTGTCTTTACcagaattgaaggaaattAAATCATTCTCTGCATTATCAAAAGTTCAGGCAAGATATATGAAAGAGTCCTGCGTCTTGATCAACGGTGATATTGTATACAGATTAAGCAAGACAGAAGCATGGCTTCTAAACATTGtgaaagaagatcaaaatACCATCTCGTCTAAAATGGATGAAAAGACAGATACCTTATATAATCCAAATCTCAAAATCAGGTCCAGACCATACTACAATACATTACAATGGGTCCGTGGATCTATTTATTGCTCTTCCGAAGACTTGGACAATATACTAGGTGAAAAGAGACCAGAACCAAagttcgaagaagaaaaacttgCTAACGGAACTATCGTACTTTCtcagaaagaagaggttCGCAATACACATGAGCTGTCAAGTAATGGTGAATTCCAATATCAGGCGCCAGTAAGACATGGTGCAAAAAGTGGTGGCTACGGTGCATTCAGATCTATAAACAGGGCCGTTCAGAACGGAATGGATACGCTTGAAGACTCCTTTAATGATTACGCAACTGCTGCTAATGAAACCATGAATGAAGCTATTGAACAAACAGGGAAAGACTTGATCAAGGGTGCTTTCTCATCCAAAATGGGCTTTTGA